The Erythrobacter litoralis HTCC2594 nucleotide sequence GGAACGGAATAGATCGGGATATCGATATGCGCGCCGCGCCAGAGCCTGATCCGCACGCACGTGCTCTTGCTTGAGTCGAGCGACCACCCGTTTGCCCGGCAAACCGGGCGAAGCACCTCTTCAACGAAGGTAAACAGGGCGCCGGCCGCCAGCGCGGGATGATTGTCGCTCAAAAAACGGACCGGAACGTACATGCCATCGTCAAGATCGATCTCCTGCAAAGCCGGCTGCGCTGGAGCATTCAGCGTCTTATACGCGAAGCTGCCTTGCGTCATAAACTTGACCTTCACATCGTCCTGAATGCGATTGGCAGTCTCGATCAGATAATCACGCCGCCAAAAGCTCTTGTCCGATTCGAGGCGATGCGTTGCATTGCGAAGGGCCGTACGGATGGCTTGACGGGCATTTAAGAGGCGCTGCCGCTCGTTATCTTCGATTTCGAGGCTTGCAAGATAGCTCGGGTTCTTTTGCAGCCCGACAAACAGGGCATGCGCGTTAGCTAAAGTCATGGCGGCACTCCAAATTCATTCAGGCCTTTCCTACACAGATGCGGCAGGTTACAGCGAAATCAAGAGGCGAACAAACAATGTACAGAATTTTCCCGGTAAAAGCGCTGATCTACGCTGCAGCCCTCCTGGCAGTGGGCGTTTTCCTAGCGATTGAACTCGCTACGTCCGCATTCGATATCGAAGTTCGAAGGCTGGCCATACCAAGCATCGTTTGGGCAATCTGTGTTGCCCTTACATGGAACCCGATCTGGCGGAGGGTTTGGGCGGTGAGTAAAAGAGTTAGCTGGTTGCCCGATCTTGGGCACCACGTGTTCCCGGATCTCAACGGTAAGTGGGCTATGACGCTTCGCAGCAATTGGTCGCGTCAGATGCAGTTGCTTGATGCGGCCGCTGATCGGCGGCGTAGTTTCGACCCTCGAATTTGCGAAGCGGACGAGCTTACCGAGTTGCTGCCTGTCTCACTGGTCGCCGAGATCAAACAATCGTGGTGGTCCATCAAAATCTCAGTGACCAATCCGCGCGCCGATACTCCGATTAAGGAGTCGACAAGCTATATCGTCATGCCGCGCAAGCGTTCGGAAACTGAGCGGCCCTCGCTTTGCTATTTCTATAACCAGCAAAACGACACCGATAACCAAGCGGATAATCTCAGTTTCGATGCAGCAGCCTGCCTGTTCTACGATAATGATAAGGATCAGCTTGAGGGAACATTCTGGACAGCGCGGCAATGGCGACGCGCAATCAACACTGCTGGAACACTCAGACTCGACCGCCTCCCTAATCAAACGGCTGAGGCACACGCGCTCGAAGCGTAGAAGTCATCAAAATTCACTCGGGCTAAGAGCTATCCACTGAACTCTTCGCTGTCGGATTGCCAAGAAAGAATCCGAAGCTCTTTAACGAGAAATCACAATCATAGCTTAGCAACCCCATCTCCGCGAAGCCACCCGCGTCCAGCCACCTAGCGAATGTCCGCTCTTGGGAGCCAAAACCTCGGGTGCTTACGTCTTGGACTGGGGCGCATAACGGTCATCATTGAAGGAGAGAGGAGGCAGCTTTGCTCATCCTGAGCCGGGATATGTCCGTCCCGGCCATCAGGAGAACTCCCATGACCAAGTATCGCCGCAGTGCTTCGACTTCGCCAGCCCAGCGCATTACCGCTGCCATCATCGAAAAGCTCGAGCAAGGCACAAAGCCCTGGGTCAAGCCGTGGCGTGGCGTACCGGTTTCGCGGCCCTTACGCTCCTGCGGGACCCCCTATCGCGGGATGAACACCTTCTGGTTGTGGACGGTGGCCGATGGCTGTGGCTACGCCTCGCCCTACTGGATGACCTACCGCCAGTGCCAGCAGCTCGGCGGACAGGTCCGCAAGGGCGAAAAGTCGACCATCGCAATCTTTTACAAGAGCTACACCAAGGAGGTCGAGAGCGCCGAAGGCGAAGCTGACACCGAGTACCGGCGCGTCCTCAAAGCTTATGCCGTGTTCAATGCCGACCAGTGCGACGGCCTCCCCGAGTTCTATCATCCCAAGCCACTCATTGCCGCGCTGGAGCCCAAAGGACGCGAAGAGCGGCTTGATACCTTTTTCGCCGAGATCGGCGCTGACCTGCGGCATTCTGGAGCCCAGGCCTATTACGAGCCGCAGCGTGACCGGGTCACCATGCCGCCAGCCGAACTCTTCGAAGCCTATGACCACTACTACGCGACGCTTGCACACGAGCTGTCGCACTGGACGGGGCATTCTTCGCGGCTCGACCGCGATCTCAAGAACCGCTTCGGGAGCGATGCCTATGCTGCCGAGGAACTGATCGCCGAGCTGTCCTCGGCCATTCTCGGGGCCGAACTGGGTCTTCCGGTCACCCACCTCGACCATCACGCCAGCTACATCGCGTCCTGGCTCAAGATCCTCAAATCGGACGAGCGCGCGATCCTGACCGCTGCGGCCAAGGCCGAGGAAGCGGCCAGCCTGTTGCTTGATCTTGGGGGTCACCAATTCGGCGAGAGCGAGGACGATATCGACCTTGCTGACGCCGCCTGAGGAGCAGTGAGATGGGACGTTCCGTCAGTTATCCGACCGGCTCCGTGGTGGCCTTTCGCCTGCTTGATGAGGGCGAAGGCGACGATGTCGACTGGGTCTACGAGTGCCTCGTCGACGAGGTCATCGATAACACGAAGGCGACCTTTCCTTCTTTCGAGCGTTTCGATGGATGGCGCGGCCGCGAGGACAGAATCCTCTTGCGCAACGCCTTCGCCGATTGCGGCATATCGACCTATTGCGGCCTTGCCGCGATCTGGCTCGCCGAGCGTGACGATGCCCGGTACTGGGAGGCGGATTTCTACAACCCACGAACGGCGAGGGCACGGCACTGGCTTACCCAGGTGTCGGATAGGTTCATCGACCTGTTCGGGGATCTGCGCCTGGTCGGGCGGTTCTCGAATGGCGAAGCGATCTTCGAGCGCTCCCGATCGAAGTGCGACACCGGGTCCTGATCCTGCCTCATCCCAGTCCGCCGGGAGAGGCCCTTGGGCCGGTCGGGGCGCGCCGCAACCTGCGGCCCGTCGGCCCGTGTTACCCGCGCCAGCCTAGGGCCGCAGGTTTCCCGCTTCGCGGTGCGTCTCGCCCCTTGTCCCGGCCCTGATCGGGCTCCGGCGGACAGGACCGAGGCAATGGTGCCTCCTCGCCTTGTCCCCGCGATCAGGAGACACCTCATGTACGACAGCTTCATCGACCAGTTGAGCGGCCTCGATCTCTCAGGCCTCAGCATCAGGCCGGCCCCATTCAACGAGACCGACTTTCCCTGCGAGGATGCGATCGAACAGACGCTTGGCGCAGTCTGGTCCGACCTTTTTGCGATGTTTTCCGACACTGCCCTGGAAGCAGATGCCGAGGATATTGCCTGGGGTATGGTCAACCTTTTCCACCGCGCCGCCAGCCGCAAGTCGGCTCAACTTGACCAGGCCAGCGACGAGATCCGGGTCCTCCTTGCATCCGCCGATGGCTCCGAAGTGCATTCGAGCAATCTGGAAGAGCAGGTCGAGCGCGCGCAGGCTGCCGAAGCCAGCATGCTGGCCTTCGAGCAAATGCGCGAGGCGACGGCAGCACTTTATCGCGACGAGACCGGTTCCTCGTGGAAGCCCGTTTCCGGCTCGCGCACGAACCATTCGCGAAATCTCACATCGGCCGTGATCGATGCCCGCGATTTCCTGCGCGCACGCGCGGAGAACCGGCGTCATGCCCTGATTCCGGAGGGCACTCCGGTAGTCTTTGCCGGTGGTCGCCAAAGCTTCGAGAGCGCCGAGGATGCGAAGCGTTATGCCGAAAATGTTTGGGCGACGCTGGACAAGGTTCGCGATGTGGTTCCTGATCTCTTCCTGGTTCATGGTGGCGACGGCAAGGGTGCCGATCGCCTGGCCGCGAGCTGGGCCGAGCGCCGCGAAGTACAGCAACTGACCTACTCACTTGATCGTCGGCTTGGTGCCCGCGCCGGATTCAAGCGCAACGAGCAGATGCTCTCGCTCAATCCGCGTTATGTCGTCGCCTTTCCCGGCAATGGCGTCACCGAACGACTGGTGATCGATGCTAAGACGCGCCGGATCACCGTGGTCGATCGTCGCGGCCTCTTGGGCACCTCGCCTGGGTCCTGAGGGGCCCTTCATCATCTGCATCTTCATGGCGCGATGTCCATTCGGCACAGACCCGGCTATAAACTGCTCATGCAACTTGACGATCTGCTGCAGCGCTACTTTGCCACCACCGACCTTTCCGGGGTTTCTCCCGATACCTTTGCAGCCGGCATTGAGCACTGCCGGGTCGATCTCGGCCTTGAGGAGGACCGGGGCAAGCGCTTTGCGCTGTGGTCATTCCTCCACATGTTCGGATCCGCCCCCGATCTTGATGTGGCGTTCGAAAACGAGGAAGACCGGCAAGCAGCTCGCAACTTCATGGATCTCCTGGCAGCATCGGAAGGCGATGGGTAAGCTGATTGCATTGGGAATACGCGAGCCTTCAGGCCCACACCCGATACCCATCCGGCTTTCTTCGCGAACAGTCCTGAACCAGGTCAGCTGAGGACGGCAACCCGTTCCTTTCCGGCCGTGTTGTCGCGCTTCGCGCGCCTGCCCGCACCACCCGTCATGAACAGGTTTCCCTTGGAGCTTCGCTCCTGCGGTGCAGTCCTCCCATGCCCTGCTTCTTCTGGATGTTCGCAAGCCGGAGATGGTCTCCGGTTTGAGGAACTGAAGGACTTACACCATGACCAATATCGCAATCCTCACCGGTCGCATCGCCCGCGAGCCCGACACCCGCGAGACCAAGGGCGGCACCAACGTCACCGGGATCACCGTCGTCACCGATCGCCCAGCACGGGACAAGGACGGCAAGACATACAAGGACGAGAACGGCTACACCGCCAAGGAAAGCGAGTTCCACCGAGTGACCTGCTTCAACGGCCTTGCCAAGACCGTCGGCCAGTACTGCTCCAAGGGCCAGCTGGTCAGCGTCCAGGGCCGCATCCACTACACCCAGTGGGAGGACAAGGACGGGGTCACCCGCTACGGCACCGAAATCCTCGCCGACAAGGTCGACTTCCTCTCCCGCGGCAACGGCTCCGGCGAGAACGACGACAACAAAGATGCTCCCGAGATCGACTGAACTCTCCCGTCGATCTCTCTCCCGAAGGGGTCCTGTCCGAGCCGGACAGGGCCCCTTTCCTCGTTCTACTTCACAGGCACTTCTTGAGAGCTAGGAGAAGATGTGGAAGCGCCCAGCCGCTTTAACGCCTCGTCCTCGCCCAGCTTTGCGAGCTCCACGGCCAATCTTGCCAGGCCCTTCTTCGAGAACGTTTCAAGGCCCGTGCCGAGTATGACACTGCCCAATTCAAGAGCAGCCTGTTGCTCGAGTTCTTTCTGACGCTGGTCGAGTGCCAGCCGGTCGGCTTCCAGCTTTTGGAGTGCGGCTACAGCGCTTCGTTTCGATGGCATTGGAGTTCGTCCTTACTCCCCTTTAGCGTTCCTCCCGCAGGCTCCAATGGAACAGGCCAGACCCTGTAGGAAAGTCCTTTCGCAGATGACCACGCTGGAGCTTTTTGGCGGGCGGGGAGGGGCCTGGCTCACTGACTTTCAAGGGTGACGGGCCCGGCACCGGCGCGTCAAGGACGGCGGGGCCCCACCATTTTGCCTCCCCTACGCTTGCGCTGCGGTTCGACAAAATCGTTGCCCCCACCGCCGCTTCGCGGTCGCACATGCGGGCGATCCCTGACCCGCCGGCACCGCGCCCGTCCGCCTTCCTCCTGTCGTCTCACCGACAGATATCAGGAGGAAATCATGACTACACTTGGCAACCTTGAAACGAACTCGAACAGCTACTTCGAAGCACTCGCCACTGCCGAACAGCGGGCCTTGCACAGCTTCTTCGACCAGCACGTCGTCGAGGATGACGACCTTGGATATTTCGCTCTGGATGAAGGTGACTACAATGCCTTGCCAGCACATCTGGCCAGCCGTGTGGTGCACACTGTGCATGGCGCAATGCTCGACCAATTCTGAGCATCCAATAGGGCGGGAGCCGGTGACGGTTCCTGCCCTCTTTTCGTGTTCGCTGGTGGACGACCTGGGCGTGATGTGGAGCGGGGCTGATGACGCGCTCGATCCCGCACCACCTGCGGCGGTGCTCCTGCGGGCGCGGTGTATGTGTTCCGGGCCCCGCACGCACTTGCGCACCGCGACCGGGTTGGACCAGCGCGCGCGGCAGGACCGACAGGTCCCGTTCCTGCCGCTTCACACATGGTCCTTTGCCGGCCCCTTTTGCGCAGGTGCAGTCTCTTGCTGAGGGAGGAGCGTCGACAAGCTCGCTTGCAGGCATTGGCCAATGCAAATGGTTGCTCACGCTCCTGCGGCAAGGTTTGGGAATGACCATTAAGAAAGAACGGCCAGGATTACTGTTCACCACCTGCGCAATTGGAGACTGAGGCACACCGTACGCAGTAGCACTGCTATGTTTTGGGAAAAAGTGCAATAAAATCAGTGCGCGAAACGCTCAAAGTGCTCGGCAGAGAGGGTGCTGTTGAATGCCGCCCGGTCCCCGCAAATGACAGTAATTCCAAGGGTTCTGGGGGCAGTTTGCATGAGGGCGAATGCCATATGGTCCCCAAACGTCGAAGGTCTGCCCGTAGAGCGCTTCTCGATGGCAATTTTGCCCGCCGCAAACTGCCGCAGCGCGAACGCGAATACTGCATCTGGGACACCGAGCTGGCAGGCTTCGGTCTTCGCGTAAGGCCGAGCGGGAACTACTTCTGGTTCGTTCGCTTGCGGCATCGCGGCAAGCATCGGCGCATCACCCTTGGCCGGACCGACGAGCTTGAGGCGGGACTGGCAAGGGCGCAGGCTCGCCGCATTCTTGCAGAAACCGCGCTCGACGGATTGCCCAAGCGCGCAGTGGTGAAGGCCACCCCAACGATGACCGATTTCGTCGAGGCTTATTGGGATGATCTATCCCGCGTCTGGAAGCCCTCGACCACCAAACGAAATTGGGATGCGTGGCGGCTCGATATCAAGCCTACGTTTGGCGACACGCGCGTGGCGGACATCCTTCCAGCAGACATCCACCGCTGGCGCGATGGATGCGCGGGAGAGAGCGAGGTGAAGTTCAACCGCGCCGTGCCCGTGCTGTCCGCGCTGCTCAAATATGCCGAGGCGCTCAAGATGCGTCGGCCAGGTTCGAACCCCTGTCGAGGAATGCCGCGCTACAAGCGGCAAAGCGTCGAACGCTATTTGACGCCAGCCGAGTATCGCCGGATCGGAGCGGCATTGCGAGAGGCTGAGGC carries:
- a CDS encoding ArdC family protein yields the protein MTKYRRSASTSPAQRITAAIIEKLEQGTKPWVKPWRGVPVSRPLRSCGTPYRGMNTFWLWTVADGCGYASPYWMTYRQCQQLGGQVRKGEKSTIAIFYKSYTKEVESAEGEADTEYRRVLKAYAVFNADQCDGLPEFYHPKPLIAALEPKGREERLDTFFAEIGADLRHSGAQAYYEPQRDRVTMPPAELFEAYDHYYATLAHELSHWTGHSSRLDRDLKNRFGSDAYAAEELIAELSSAILGAELGLPVTHLDHHASYIASWLKILKSDERAILTAAAKAEEAASLLLDLGGHQFGESEDDIDLADAA
- a CDS encoding site-specific integrase; translated protein: MVPKRRRSARRALLDGNFARRKLPQREREYCIWDTELAGFGLRVRPSGNYFWFVRLRHRGKHRRITLGRTDELEAGLARAQARRILAETALDGLPKRAVVKATPTMTDFVEAYWDDLSRVWKPSTTKRNWDAWRLDIKPTFGDTRVADILPADIHRWRDGCAGESEVKFNRAVPVLSALLKYAEALKMRRPGSNPCRGMPRYKRQSVERYLTPAEYRRIGAALREAEADRPAEVAIARLLLFTGARVGEIKNLRWEWVKPPRLLLPDSKTGPKVIWLNSQAQDVLAVIERREDSELVFPNKTGKRPVNFDQWWFVFRRRCALPDVRIHDLRHSFASTAIMENVPLSTIGKLLGHKLVETTAKYAHLSDDVIGEAAERISGSLAQAIGLRP
- a CDS encoding DUF2493 domain-containing protein: MYDSFIDQLSGLDLSGLSIRPAPFNETDFPCEDAIEQTLGAVWSDLFAMFSDTALEADAEDIAWGMVNLFHRAASRKSAQLDQASDEIRVLLASADGSEVHSSNLEEQVERAQAAEASMLAFEQMREATAALYRDETGSSWKPVSGSRTNHSRNLTSAVIDARDFLRARAENRRHALIPEGTPVVFAGGRQSFESAEDAKRYAENVWATLDKVRDVVPDLFLVHGGDGKGADRLAASWAERREVQQLTYSLDRRLGARAGFKRNEQMLSLNPRYVVAFPGNGVTERLVIDAKTRRITVVDRRGLLGTSPGS
- a CDS encoding DUF6437 family protein; the protein is MPSKRSAVAALQKLEADRLALDQRQKELEQQAALELGSVILGTGLETFSKKGLARLAVELAKLGEDEALKRLGASTSSPSSQEVPVK
- a CDS encoding single-stranded DNA-binding protein; translation: MTNIAILTGRIAREPDTRETKGGTNVTGITVVTDRPARDKDGKTYKDENGYTAKESEFHRVTCFNGLAKTVGQYCSKGQLVSVQGRIHYTQWEDKDGVTRYGTEILADKVDFLSRGNGSGENDDNKDAPEID